GTATCCGACTGCTGTACGACCGTGTGGCTGAGACCTATGAACAGGTCGGCGCTCACCAGGCCCACTACTGGCGCCGCGCCCGAGACTGGCTGAAGGAGGTGACCCGCGATGGCTTCACCGTCCTTGACGTCGGCTGCGGGCCCGGTCACCTCGTCGCGGGCCTCCCGCCGCCGGTGCATGTCATCGGCTGTGACGTCTCACCGGAGATGGTCCGCCTGGCCGCCCGCGCCCGCCCCGCCGGCAGCTTCGTCATCCACGATTACCACCAGCCTTTTCCGACGGAATGGCCGCTTGCGGACGTGACCGTGGCGCTCGGGTGTCTGGAGTTCTGCTCGGACCTCACCCAGGTAGCCCGGAACCTCGCCGCGGCGACCAAGCCCGAAGGCCGGCTCCTGCTGACGGTGCCACGGGCAGAGTCCCCAGCGCCGCGTCGGGAGATCAGCCTCCACCCCGTTCCCCTTGTGGAGATCACCATGCGGCTGCGGGAAGACGCCGAAGTCGAAGCAGCCATTGGCGCCGCAGGCCTCGAGGTGCTGGCTCACAAGGTCGGACCGGGTTTCACATCGCCGAACATCGGCACTGTCGAATATGGCTACTGGGAGCTGAAGGGTTAGTTGTACGTCGCCGAGACGTGGTAGACGCGCCCGCCCCAGCCGTCCTGCGGGAAGCTGTCGGCCACCCGCACGTACGCGGCCTTATCCGGACCGAGGAACGGCGTGAGGTCGACCGTGCGGTCGGCCTTGTTCGAACTGTCGCGGATCTCCTGGGTCTCGGTGAGCACAGTGGTCCAGTTCTTTCCGTCAGGGCTGGCCTGGACCAGGAACTCGTTGTCGATCGTCAGGGTCACCTGCGCCGACGTGGTATCCGAGGGGAACGGGAACCGGTAGATGAAGTAGCTGTTGCCGTCG
The sequence above is a segment of the Mycobacteriales bacterium genome. Coding sequences within it:
- a CDS encoding class I SAM-dependent methyltransferase, which gives rise to MDLRAKPSAEEIQDHLEPTAAADIHVDLSRRGGLTPDLASGLLAFGTTVRELTGAVNQREDSVLRLELQQGARVLCGVVSINQESGGKIGLVALRESPAEDEVESDRIRLLYDRVAETYEQVGAHQAHYWRRARDWLKEVTRDGFTVLDVGCGPGHLVAGLPPPVHVIGCDVSPEMVRLAARARPAGSFVIHDYHQPFPTEWPLADVTVALGCLEFCSDLTQVARNLAAATKPEGRLLLTVPRAESPAPRREISLHPVPLVEITMRLREDAEVEAAIGAAGLEVLAHKVGPGFTSPNIGTVEYGYWELKG